CAGCGATCCGTTTTAAGCGTTCCCGTAGCTGGACCGAGTCCTTGAAGACCGACGAGCAGAAGTGGACTTTCGGGAGGAGAGAGAGTTTTTCAGCCCACCGGCGGGCGCCCAGCACGGCGTTATGCACCCCGTCCTCGGGCTCGAGCCCGCGCTCGCGCATGGCGGCGGCGCAGGTCTCGCCCCACTCCAGTTCGTTGATGTTGAGGAAATCAAGAAGCGGGAGAGCGGCAGCAAGGTCCTCGATTCCCGGGAGGGCCGGCACCTCGATACCGATCAAGAAGCCCATCCGGCGGGCGAGAAGGGCTGACCTGGCGAAATCGGTCTCGAGGATGCATGGCCAGGACTCGTGAGGCGGGTGCAGCCGGATCTCGTCGACCAGCCCCTGCAGGCGCCGGAGCACGGGTTCATCCGGCGCAAGGCCGGTGTAGAGGTGGATCTGGTGGTCCGGGCCGAAGTGCTCCTTCAGAGCCCTCGTATACTCCACCACCCGGTCGATCTCGAGCAGTGGTTCGCCGCCGGTGACGCCGGTCCCCAGAGCGCTCATGCTCTCCGCCACTTCGATGGCCTCGGACGGCGACGAGACTCTCCGTTCGTTTGCAAACACGACGTCCCGACCTTTGCGCTCGCGCGAGAGCGGACAGTACCAGCAGGTGCGACGACACCGGCCGGTCACGAAGAGGACCATCTTTGCTCCCTGGTGGCAGAGGACGCATCCCGGAGAGAGGAACCGCCCGCCGGGGGGTACTCCCGACTCCTGTGGCATACTCTAGTAGTTATGGGGGCGAAGAAGAAAAGGTTTGACGGTCATGGGAGGGGAAATACGGTGACGACAAAACCCGCGCGGCCG
This portion of the Methanoculleus oceani genome encodes:
- a CDS encoding radical SAM protein; protein product: MPQESGVPPGGRFLSPGCVLCHQGAKMVLFVTGRCRRTCWYCPLSRERKGRDVVFANERRVSSPSEAIEVAESMSALGTGVTGGEPLLEIDRVVEYTRALKEHFGPDHQIHLYTGLAPDEPVLRRLQGLVDEIRLHPPHESWPCILETDFARSALLARRMGFLIGIEVPALPGIEDLAAALPLLDFLNINELEWGETCAAAMRERGLEPEDGVHNAVLGARRWAEKLSLLPKVHFCSSVFKDSVQLRERLKRIAANTARPFEEVTDDGTVVYGVLEPAGAVDEFLESLDEDDYVVCEGRVEMAWWVLADHGAGLPGGKYVVERYPNGGMVVEVTPL